Below is a window of Drosophila miranda strain MSH22 chromosome 3, D.miranda_PacBio2.1, whole genome shotgun sequence DNA.
GCGGCGGTATGATTGAGTCAATCTGGTTGCCCTTCAAGCTGGGCGTTGGCGGTCCCCTAGGCACTGGCCAGCAGATCATGCCGTGGATTCACATGCTGGACCTTTGCAGTCTTATACAGCACATCATAGAGAAGTGCGAGTCGGGCGTGTTCAATGGCGTTGCTCCAGAGATAGTCACTAGCAAGGAATTCTCCAAGGTAAGCGTTTGCTATTCTGAGATCCTATTTGACCTGTAACTAATGGCTATCCTATCTGATCTCTCCTCAGGCCTTTGCCAGCGCACTGAACCGACCTTGCATCTTCAATGTGCCCGAGTTTGTGGTCCAGGCGATCTTTGGCAAGGAACGTTCGGCCCTCCTATTGAGCGGTGCGAAAATCCAGCCCAAGAAGGCTCTGGCCTCTGGTTTCCAGTTCAAATATCCCACGGCCAAGGCTGCCTGTGCGCAGTTGGTGGGAAAGTGAGGGGGGATGTGCAGAGGACTACATGGAATACCATTGGCCTCAGTTGTGGTTTAGTTAAAGGAACCCTGTCcttgtatattatatagaaaGTGGCAAGCGAAAATTAAAACGGATTTCTGCCAGTGCAGATCTATGAATCATACCGAGATAATGGAGCCTAAAAAGTCCCATTTAATTTGTTTACTCATTAGGTTTTGGCACCAATTTTTTGCTGTTGTCGCATTATATCTCATTATTGGTTTAATTTATTTCACAACAAAGATAATTATTTTAATCGAAACGTATGTACGACAGACATGTTCCCGCAAACTAGCCAAAACCAAGCGATAATCTTAGCTTTCGGGTGGCACAATGCGGCACGGCACGAGAATGTCTACAAGGAAATTCCCGTCGAATTTAATAGCGGAGTGTGAATAATGCGAGATCGATCGGACAAACAGAGCCCTTTGCTGACTTTGGACAATTGAAATAATTACggacaacaaaaaacaatttcagaaTTGGCAAAAATAAAAAGGTTAATTGACTTGCACAACGAACACGAATCGCAGTatacacacataattataaCCATCAATCAGTATTAAATGAACATATCGTTTTTTTTCTCCTATCGTCCGTCCGGATGTTCTATAAATTCATGGCTTCCATGAGGTTGAAGCTTAGTGTAGTTTGAAGCTGCAAAACCGCAAAATGCTCTCCAGAACACAGCTTTTACTGGTCGTCGTCGGGTTCTGCCTGGTATGTCTATGATGACTGCACAGCCGAGTGCTAACACGCGAATGAATACCAGCTAACGAGCTCAGCTCTGGTCTGCTCCAAACTCTATTAACAGAACGCAGCCGCTTTAGGAGATGTGGACTGCAGCAAGAGGCCCAAGTTTGTCGATCCGAAGACATGCTGCCCCATGCCGGACTTCATCACTGCAGAGCTGAAGGAGAAGTGCAAGTCGTTCGACATGACACCCCCACCCAGGCCCACTGATGCCAGCGGTTCGTTCGAGAGCAAACGTCGTCACCACCATCCACATCCCCCACCGGTAAGGTTCTGGGCCCGAATGTAATCCATGGGTAATGGAACTGATTAACGCATTAACCTTCTAGTGCCTGATGGAGTGCATCTTTAATGAGACGGGCATCTATCAGAACCGGCGTCTGGACGAGACCAAGCTCGAGAGCTACATCAATGTGGTGTTCGCTGACAGCACGGATCTCCAAAATGTTGCCACGCAGGCGTTCGTCACCTGTGCCGAAAAGGTGGCCGATTTCGAGGCCAAGTTGAGTACCGAGCGTCCACGCCCATCTCCGCCACCGGGCATGCCCGTCTGCGCCCACGATGCCGGCCACCTGATGGGCTGTGTCTTCAAGAATATGATGAAAAACTGCCCCGACTCCATCAGGAACGACGACCAAGAGTGCACTGATTTGCGCGAATTCTTTATCAACTGCAAGCCACCTCGCGGTGGTCCACCATTCTCATCCGAGAAGGCCTAGACTCTCAAGGAACACTTTTAAAAGCTCCTAAGGGAGTGCATCATCAGGCAGGACACTTAATGTTCCCCCAACAGATTTAGGGCACGCGACCCAATAAATTTTAAAGCTCAACCTTCTGTTCCTTCCTTTGTGCCTCTTATCGCCATGTTGCACGTCTGGGCGCGCACTGAATTAGAAAATTAGATTTCCTCAAAGCAATTGCTTATCGCGCGCATGTGCGAGGCGAACCACATTATCCGTTGGGCTCCTGGGCGACGGATTCATTCAAGTTCCGTCCGGCCGCGGGTAAAGAACATGGAAAAGGAGCTGCACGAATTCTTTGGGGATTGCCGGAAACAGGAGTTTAGTGCCAAGGAAATGCGCACCATATGCCAACCTCTGATCTGGCAGATACGCTTGGCCAAGGTCCAACGATGGCTGCTCCTTTTGCTTCCACTGTTTTTGGTTTGTCTGCTTTGGTTGTACTGCGACACCTTCGCCTGGTGGGCGAGTGCTTTCGGAAGACTGCTGCTGGTGCAGGTGCTGCCCTTCTGGGACTGGACTCCACACTACAATGGAAAGTGCCTGATCCCGCGTGGCGAGCAGCGTGTGGTGACGCAGGCTCCAGCTCTGGGAAGGCATGAGACTCTGTGGGAGAACTGCGTGCTCTGCGAGTCGCTGGGTGAGTGGTGAATCAAAAATGCCATATAAGTCTGATCTGTCCAATTTCCAAGCAGAGGGCATAGCCACCGCATCCAATGTCAGCTACTCAATGCTGGAGTCGCAGTTCCTGGAACGCGGCCTACCCGTCATTGTCACTGATATCGATCTGACAACGGATCTGGATAGCCTGCTGTGGCTCATAGACGACAAGGCGCCAGAGGTGATCTCCAGCGAGGCCTGCGACGTGTCCAGTAATCTCCTGCTGCGAAAGCTCTTCAGCGTAGATGCGGCTTTGCAGAAGATTCGCTCCCTCCAGGCCCAGCCATCAACTGCCTGGCATCTCCAGCTGCGCAACTGCCAGTGGAGGGCGGTGAAGGCGTCACGGCTCTTCCTAGAGCGACCCTACTTCTATCCCTTGCACCTGGAACCCTACTACTCCAGCTGGCTGCTGATATCGCACCAGCAGTGGCGGCCCCAGGCGGAGATCGACGTGCGTGGCCTGGTCTTTATTCAGCAGTTAAGCGGACACTTTGAGCTGGAGCTCCGACCCAAGGAGCCCTGTGATGACGGCCAGTGTCCCCGTCTAATGATGCGCCTCAATGCAGGCGAGGGTATGCTCTTCTCCACAGACTTGTGGCGCCTCAGCTATGGTCTGCAGAAGCCCGACCCAAAGCAGAGTTCGATTGCCAGTATTTTCGAGGTGGACTGGCAGTTATAAATACAAATACTACTACACCTATAAGATAGCACTGGAGTTATGTTACAGCTTTTATGGCCATATTAAATTATTTCCATCGTTACCTCTAGCACTATTCTAAACCGATCACTATTCCTCCCAGAAATATGACCTAGCAGATGGATCGAATTTGATAGTTTGCCGAAATTGTATTTACACCTGACCAGAAACGCCAGAAACATTCAGAAGGAGGCTACACATCAAAATTACAGATATAACTACGATAGGAAGAAAGATCTAAGCACGTCGGCACTTGGCCTCCACGAGCTTCTGCAGAGTGCCCGTCAGACTGTTTATGGCGTCGATCTTCATCCGCTCGATACGCTCCTGCTGCACCATGGACATCTTCTGGATTTGCACCTGCTCCCGCTGCAGGCTCCGCTGCAGGTCAATTTTCTCGCGCTCCAGGTCGAGCTTGCGCTCGAAGTAGTCCCTCCACCAGACGTCGTCCGTCAGTGGCTGGACATGCGGCTGTGTCATCTCGAACATCTTTCCGTTGGTCGTCTCCAGCTGCTGGCTGCTATCGTTGGTGCGCTCCGCCTCGGCAGCCTGATCCGCATCGTACTCGAGCTTCGGTTGACGGACCTCGGAGAGACTATTGCTGCTGTCCTCATCGAAATCGTCGTTGGACTTGCTGTCCATATTCATTTGATCCTGCAGCAGCACCTGATCCACCGGCGTAATGTACGGCTGTCCCTCCTTCAACTGCGGCTGCATTTGCAGCGTGATCTTTGGAGTTCCGGGCTTTGTCTGGAATGCTGCCAGCTCTGATGGTggctgttgcagttgcatttGTAACTgcggttgctgttgctgttgctgctgctgatacgtctgctgctgttgctgctgctgttcctgctGGATTGGTGGTTGAACCTGtggctgctgtggctgtggtgCCGGATTGGACTGCTGGGACATGTCGGCCTTCTTGCCTTGCAAGTACTTGAACATCTCCTCGAAGAACTCCCAGTGGACGTAGCCAGACACATACTTCTTGGTCAGATTCTTGTTGTACGTGATGAGGATGTTGTGCCACTTCTTCTGCACTTTGGCGGCACTGTACCGGAATCCCAGTCGCTGCAATTGGCGTGTGCAGTGCAGCCAGAGGGCTGTTCGCTTCTGCCTGTAATGCCGGTAATCTATTATTACAATGAACATTACCAATGGCTGCACTGAGTGTAAACATACCTGCCCTCCGTGAAGTTTCCCTCCATGGGGCCGCGTATGTGGATCAGGGCGCGGGTGGCATCTGTGGTCCAGGCACGCTCGTACGGGCCACGTCCCAGGCTGTTGGCGCTGCCCGGCAACTCGGCCTCCTCCAGCAGGCACTCATCGTCCAGCTCATCCAAGTCGGTGTCGCTGATTTGGTAGGCTGAaagcggaaacggaaacaGAAATCCAAAGATGAACAAATGACTCCACAAAAACTTGTTGCTTTTGCAACCAGATGGCAGCACCGGCGCTCTCTCAGCATCCTGCTCCTTCCAGGCACACAAGCACGCACACActgagctctctctctcttcttccCAGTGTTtgctttctctctttctcgttTCGACCTTACCACCCACCACCAGCCCACATCCTAGCAAGGGAATAGCCTTCTAGCTCTGGCTGATGGTACTGCGGCTTAAGTACATCatagcctcagcctcagccgcagccTCAGCACAGACCCGTCCCTCTCCTCCTTTTCACTTTCACATACACAATTCGAAAGAAAGTTTCGAGCCATAGATGATAGATAGTTTtacattgtacatacatatatgtattgtatgtacatacgtatcTGCAATGGATTGCAAGTGCACCTGGATGGTTTGAGGACTTACGTTCATTTTCGTCTATGTTACTATTTCCATTGCTTGGCACATTGGCTCCATTCAATTGAATTTGAGCCATTTTATTGGTGATTTGGTTTCCGTATCACTATGCCCCGATACACTCAATATTCACTCATGTGGGTATATGATTTTTTTCTCAGCCGCCAGCCTTTCGGATTAGACCTTATGCCTGTCAATAGTTTTCTGTTACTAACAGGACATTTTGCTGGCCGCAGCTTCCAGGCGAAAATTCGGAAATTCGCCTGCGCCTActctccgtctctctctcgcttCTGCTTGGCCTCTCTCTCGCCAGCTCAGATCTGTGGAGTGTGGAAGCTGCAGCTAGAGAAACAGCATAGTGTGGCACACGAGTATCTAGACCAGCGCTGggctgtgggtgggtgggtcgTGGGTGGTTCAGCATCTGCGCACTCTGCACACCTTGGCAGGTCTTTAAGCTGCAGCCACCTCCCTGTTTTGTTATGATGGAATGTCTAACGTAAGTAGTTCTAGTCCGGCTGCATGGGAAGTTTGATTCTTTGCTTTGCTCTTATTAAGTATAAAAGTAATTAAAGTACTCAATTTTCTGAAGCTTATCTTTTTGCAGTCATCCAGAGAAATGAGAAATGTTTCCTCATCATGTTAACTTTTATCctgtttttggtaatttcaaAAACCAGTTCTCTGTTCTCCTATAAAtctatattatatacatatttttatATAGAACGTTTTTTGCTACGTTTTAATATCTTTCTCTTTTCAAACTGTAACGAACATTTCAAATTTGACACAACTTCATATTGGTCGAATTGGTCTGACAGCATCCAAGCCGCGAAACAGCGcgtgcgtttttggttttctggTATCTTAGAAATTGTGGATTTTCGACCTTTGTGGAGGcagaaagttttgaaatacacttgttacagtgacatatcacagaggtctggatacaaaatgtcgttgctctagctcttatagtctctgagcactaggggctcatagggacggacagacggacagacagacttggctcaatcgactcggctattgatgctgatcaagaatatatatactttatagggtcggaaacgcttccttctggacgttacacacatccactttcaccacaaatctaatatgcccctatactcattttgagtatcgggtaaagaaaataaatacagACACACTGactgagtaccgggtataaatgtagagggGCGGCCCTAGCTGCGGCTTACAACGTTTCAGCTCGTTTTAACTTTGCTTTGTCAAAGGCATACAATCTACTCGAATTCGTTTTAAGTCTTAATAAGTCTTAAAATGTTCTTGTATTTGCTTTAGTCAAACATGTGATAAAGCGAGGAAATAATGCACTCTAGCATATATGTAATCTCATTCTTTATTTAAATGAAAATAATTCATGTTGGCATAGCTGTATTTAAATACTAATTGAAATGCATGTATAAAATGGGGAGAGTGATTGGCTCATCACCTCAGTTGAATTCTCGCGTCGTCAAATCGAGTCTGCACAAAATGTTTTGTGGCCTTAAACAAGTCGTTTGCTGTCTTCTGATACTTCAGCAAGCACTGAACATTAAAGCTCAAGTGCCGATAGTTGTTGATCTATATCAAGATATTTTGCCCGGACTAGTATTCAAACTTTTAAATCCTGGATATCCTGGCAGTGTCGGTCCGTTCGGATTATACTATACTGCCGTGGCTGACAAGTTTCTCGAATATACCTTTTTTGTGCTATCCTGCAATATTAATCTACCGCAACCACCATGGGTGAGAAGTGACACGATCACTGAACATAGAACTAACAATTTTATTCCTCAGAACAATGGATTGTGCCTAAGTTCATCTATGATTGTGCTCAAAGGCTTATTACAGGTGCCAGAACGCTACTGCGGCATAGGGAAGTTTGAAATGACAACTACTGAACGCCGATTAACAATAAATGTGATTATTCTACCGGGTTTTACAGGGAAATTTCTATGTTATATCTATGTAGATCAGTATAATAATACTAATAGCACATTTGTCAGTAAACGGTAAATCGATAAAATGACGCATTAGAAGGTTTGGTCAAATGGCTATACTCTAGCCGTTTATCCatatatttttacaaatgATACCTTAAACGACGCTTAATTAATTAAAGCACCAAAAGAAAGatcaaaaaatcatttttatacttttcCTAAAAAGCTATatttagcaaaaaaaaaaaaaaattgaattaGAAAGCTTAATATTTTCCAGTCGCTAAGCTGAAGCTACAAAGTGTTTGGGTCTGATTTGGGACTTATTGAAATACACTCCACAAAAATGATGAAACTGGACGAGTTTTAGCGCAGCTCATATGAATATCGTGGGAATGTTGTTCCGCGGTTTAATTCAAGCGTTCACTTGTTTAAACAAAGCGGGGCCAAGTTCGTTTTTTTCGTCGGTATATgaacggtatattttgaagcTAGGAAAGTAtattcggtatatttctgagagtcagaccgtatattaaatccgcggtcacactgtgCAAAATTGCGCGTGTTTTgttaataaattataaaatttaGTTTTAAGCGAGATCAAACACAATGCCCATTGTGGAAAAATATGTCATGTAAGTCCTAATAACCCTCAGTGGCGGATACAATCAATTAATCCCGACTGTCGCTTGCAGCAAAGACTGGAAGCGCCTTTGGCAAATGGTGTCCGGCATCCACCATGAAACTCCCAGGGACATAGTGCGGGAGGAGCTGATGAGTGTGTGCAGTGAACTGCAGGCCGGCGTGTTGCAGTTCAAGCCGAAGAGTGCATCAGATGTCCAGCTGGAAGCACTTTTGAGGGATAAGAAGCAGGAGAAACTGCTGTCGTTCACAGAGCGCCTACAAGACTTGCTCAACATCGAGTCGGCACAATGCTGGGAGATATTGTGTTACTATCTCACGCAAGAGTACCGCGGCTCCGCCAGTCTGCTGACCCAGCTGATTTCCACAGAGACGTCTATGGCCAAGCTGCTGGCGGATATAGTACACTACTACTCGCTGGAGCGCATGATTGTGCTGAAGATTGTGAAGAACCTGCTCGTTTTCTACAGTGTGCCCAACCACCCCTACCACAAGGAGTACCGCGAAGTAGTGGATAAGATAACGCTGACTCGCCTGCGGGACTCGTACTTCGATCAGCTGGAGAGTCTGATCGATGAGCAGCCGCCGCGAAAGCTGACGGCAGGCGAATGCTTTTACTCCACCGACAGTCTGAAGGCGTGGTCCGAGCGCAATTCTCGCGAGACCAAAGAAGTGCTGCACATCCTCCTACTGATGACCGAGCACTTGCCGATGGGGCTGGAACAGATCAAACGGCTCTTTTCGGTTTTCAAGCAGCACTCTTTTGGTCGCACGCACAAAAGCCTGAACGAGGGTAATGTCTTCCATCAGGAATTGAGGCGCAGTCTAATCTACTCTGAGATGGCGCTACTTCTAAGGTGTTTGGACTTCGAGGAGCCCCGCGAAAACTGCGATCTCATTGAGAAACTAGTCGGTTGCCTTGATGTAGATATAACCAGCATGTACCATCGCCAAGAGCATGGACCCCTGCTCCTGTTTTGGATGCTGATGCGTTTGCGAGGCACCAACGATGCCGATGATGCATCCAGTTTGCTTCGATGCCGACACCTTGGCAAGCGCGCCGTGGATCTTAAATGTTTTGTCGAGCTCCATTCGATTGTCACACATCCGATGTTCTCGGATGACAGTCTTCTGTCACGAATTGTACGCAAGACCGTCTACAACCAGGTGGGGTACTTGTGCGACCTGTTCGACGGTGACGGCAGCTGTGCCCGCTACGAGGGCATTTACGAGCTGCTATACGAGCTCTTGTCGTGGCCGCAGCTGGCCAAGGATTTCTGCACTCGTGAAGGTTCGTATTAGCATTTGAGTTTTTGGATACTATTGAAATTATCCTTTTGCTTTCAGATACTGGGGCGCGCTCGCTCTACACAACTCTGTTGGAGAACTTTCCCCTGGACTTTACGAATCTGGCCAAGCTGGGACAGGCGCTAACCAAAGGGGGACAACGGAACTATGTAAGCCATTCGTGCAGTATTTTTTTGTTCTAGTTTCCTAATTGTATGTGTAATAATTAGATCAAGAAACAGCTGGAGTCTTTGCCCATACTGGCGCTCATGTTCGACGAGAAAGTGCACAAACTGAATGAAGTGGACACGGATGAGTTTGAATTGACGGCCGGCGTTAGTCCCTATCCGGGCATAGACTTTAACATCCCCGTGGGCACCAGCTGCACGGCCATACAAGATCCGTCCGGTTGCTACATGCATTTCCGCACTCAAGTAAACTTCTTCGATGCCCTGCACCACGAGATGAACTGCCTGCTGAAAGAGACGGGCCATCTGCACGGCGACTTTGAGAGCAACGACCGCATTCGTCGCGTGGAGGCCGGCCTGAGGTTCCTGGAGTGCGCAGTGCAGCACACCCAATCGGTTGAAGCCATCAGTGCCGAGATGGTGCATCCCACCGAGATGTGCATTGATCTTCTGAACAAATTCAAGACCGTGCAGTGCCCCCCAGTGGGACTATTGTCCACATGCCTCAACGTTTGTACGGCGCTGCTGCCGCTAGTGGACGAAGAGATATTCACGCGCGTAAGCAACCTGGGCATCCTGCCCAGCATTTCTGATAGATCTGTGGAAGACTACAAGCTCTATGCTGGCGGCAGTGCCGCCTGCTTCCAGGCGCGCTTTCTTGGCTGCATCATAGACAATGTGGAGAAGAAACTCGAGCGCTACGACTTCCTGCTCTCCTACCTGGCCTTTCTGCGCACATATACGAAGCTCAAGCGCAATCGCTACATGCAGGTGGAGCTCCCTGGCCTGATCTTCGTGCTGCGCGATGTATTTCCCCACGTGCATGCCTGGCACTTCCGGTCGCATCAAGACAAGAACAAGATATACTTCGAGATTTTCAGCTACATCTGCGACATTCTCGACCTAATCAGCACCGGCAGTACTCCGAGGAGCGAGGACCGCGAGCTCCTCCTCAAAGTGTGCATCTATTCGCTGCTGAATCTCGAGAACGGCATGATTCTCCTCAGGTGAGGGTTTCCTTCGATTTGACTCTTTATTCAACTTTATTGATTCGGATTTCATTTAGGTTTGTGGGCGTAGGCAACTCCTATTTGCAGAACTCCATGGAACTGGAAACGAACtggatgcagcagcagccgcagggCCTGACGATGCTAGTGCGTCTCTCCATGCGCATTCTAATGCAGTTGTTGCGACTGAAGGGTTCGGTGTATGGCGGCCACAAATCGCTCTCCCCGCTAGAAGCCTTGATATACACCCAGCCCAAGCAGAGGGACACGCTGCGTATCATTCCGACTGTGTGTAGTTATATGAGTAACATTTTCGACAGATGGCTGCCCATCCTGTCGTGTCGTCTGCTGAAGCGCATTGCCTTGGAGTTTAACATGTCGCTGCTGGCTTGTCTCGACATGGAGCCCGACCAGATCAGGCTGACCTTTATACAGAAGCTGCCGGACGAGCTGGAGAGCGATTCAATCAAGACAGCCATTCTGGAGCTGGTGGATGCCTGCATTGCAAAGCAGCCGGGCGTTACCGAGGCCTTTTTCAAAGTCAACTACGGCCAGGACAAGTGCTCGCGCTCGTTTTTCGGCAAGGAGTGTCAGCCGACCATTGGCGAGAGCATTGTCACGTACATGAAGGAGTTCCTCGATGCACTCGAGCAGGAGCCGCTCACCATACAACAGGCGCTCCCCAGAAAGATCATGAACATCTTCCACTCACTGTGGAAGCACAATCTCCAGATGCTGGTCAGTGATTTGCTGAAGGAGTCGAAATTCTGGCAAAGGCTCTGCTCGCCGCTGCTCTGCCAATTCGAGACGAATATCCGCGTCTACACCCAGATCCTCAACATTGTGTCCATCGAAGTCTACACGTGCAACGGAGAGAATGCCGCTCTCAAAGATGTGCTGACCAAGTTCTTTGAGATCAAACACTTCGGAGAGTGGCTCAACTATGTATTCGACATACCCAAGGCTCCCGCCGTTGCCAACTCGAGCTCCGATGAGCTGCCTGATTGGATTTGCTGCCTGCAGTCGTTCAAGGATCTGATTATCATAATGCTGAAAAAGCAGCCAAAGCTCATGAGCATCCCGGAGCCAGAATTCAAGCTGATGGCCAAAAAGTGCCTAGCCGTGTTGGTCGATCGTTCGCACTATCTGGAGGATATGCGTCCGTTTATAATGCTCGCAGAGCTGTATGTCTTCATTCTTCTGAAGCTGAACCACTCGTACACGAACAGTGACAAGGAGGACCGGGAGCTGATGGAGCATTTGCTGCAGCTGATGAGCCGCATCTGCTCCTGCTATGAAGACCTGCACGTGCGTGCCAAGGAGGCCTGTCTGGCCATCATCATCAAGAGCGCCCATCTCTACACGAGTCTGCTCATCCACGATTCGGCCATATCCCTGAGTTTCCTCAACTCTGTGGTCAGCATCATCTGTACCGAGCTGCAGAGCATGGAGAACTCGGTCAATCTGGATAGGAGGCAGTCGGTGGAAAATACGGACAGCACCGACAGCACCGACAGCACCACCAACTCTTTGATTCTGTGCCTCAATCTGCTCAAGACCGTGGCCACTATATTCAACAGCGAAGGACCCGGAAACTGGGACCTGCCCTTTGTGTCCGTCCGGCTATTTCAACGCCTTCTGCgctgcatcgcccacactctgcCGCTGCACAACAAACAAATGCTCACCGTCCACCTGCTGAACGTCCTCATCGTGTTCGCCAAGAGCCACTGCTCCGTGGAGTTTCTGCACTGCGATATCGGCGAATACTTGTGGCTTAGCCTTCAGCCG
It encodes the following:
- the LOC108159166 gene encoding nucleoporin NUP188 homolog isoform X1, encoding MPIVEKYVIKDWKRLWQMVSGIHHETPRDIVREELMSVCSELQAGVLQFKPKSASDVQLEALLRDKKQEKLLSFTERLQDLLNIESAQCWEILCYYLTQEYRGSASLLTQLISTETSMAKLLADIVHYYSLERMIVLKIVKNLLVFYSVPNHPYHKEYREVVDKITLTRLRDSYFDQLESLIDEQPPRKLTAGECFYSTDSLKAWSERNSRETKEVLHILLLMTEHLPMGLEQIKRLFSVFKQHSFGRTHKSLNEGNVFHQELRRSLIYSEMALLLRCLDFEEPRENCDLIEKLVGCLDVDITSMYHRQEHGPLLLFWMLMRLRGTNDADDASSLLRCRHLGKRAVDLKCFVELHSIVTHPMFSDDSLLSRIVRKTVYNQVGYLCDLFDGDGSCARYEGIYELLYELLSWPQLAKDFCTREDTGARSLYTTLLENFPLDFTNLAKLGQALTKGGQRNYIKKQLESLPILALMFDEKVHKLNEVDTDEFELTAGVSPYPGIDFNIPVGTSCTAIQDPSGCYMHFRTQVNFFDALHHEMNCLLKETGHLHGDFESNDRIRRVEAGLRFLECAVQHTQSVEAISAEMVHPTEMCIDLLNKFKTVQCPPVGLLSTCLNVCTALLPLVDEEIFTRVSNLGILPSISDRSVEDYKLYAGGSAACFQARFLGCIIDNVEKKLERYDFLLSYLAFLRTYTKLKRNRYMQVELPGLIFVLRDVFPHVHAWHFRSHQDKNKIYFEIFSYICDILDLISTGSTPRSEDRELLLKVCIYSLLNLENGMILLRFVGVGNSYLQNSMELETNWMQQQPQGLTMLVRLSMRILMQLLRLKGSVYGGHKSLSPLEALIYTQPKQRDTLRIIPTVCSYMSNIFDRWLPILSCRLLKRIALEFNMSLLACLDMEPDQIRLTFIQKLPDELESDSIKTAILELVDACIAKQPGVTEAFFKVNYGQDKCSRSFFGKECQPTIGESIVTYMKEFLDALEQEPLTIQQALPRKIMNIFHSLWKHNLQMLVSDLLKESKFWQRLCSPLLCQFETNIRVYTQILNIVSIEVYTCNGENAALKDVLTKFFEIKHFGEWLNYVFDIPKAPAVANSSSDELPDWICCLQSFKDLIIIMLKKQPKLMSIPEPEFKLMAKKCLAVLVDRSHYLEDMRPFIMLAELYVFILLKLNHSYTNSDKEDRELMEHLLQLMSRICSCYEDLHVRAKEACLAIIIKSAHLYTSLLIHDSAISLSFLNSVVSIICTELQSMENSVNLDRRQSVENTDSTDSTDSTTNSLILCLNLLKTVATIFNSEGPGNWDLPFVSVRLFQRLLRCIAHTLPLHNKQMLTVHLLNVLIVFAKSHCSVEFLHCDIGEYLWLSLQPPPELVQAKYEFNKPKADADCWTPEHWWPVYARGIELVNIIYEKHKGCFLKNALQFVDIHEVYLVDAMLLSKQSLEPAAMQLIKAAVSLVASLTEHHMEWAQQNKTSLMNIMRAMQTLLCHVSTLFHQQRNLKCLLAGRHCQLEILRSTAAIVIDDDLIGACNDLTDIIIYCTKSLLKFSPDLMELICSSVYEPSKWSPLLDVKFGAPKMSEQNVTLTFTMILNMVSIYVKALNMQNHGFSEVPLNTLPNVSQGGETADNESASLLQTNRTFSKTISSTSIVSVSCPASELLSNMDSQLCLLALEHLLMFVASQGIYIIRSTNLEPRWKQIVRRDINSDLLCFHEFVRRKVIADSRESRSPWLRRKHGLFKLNFLDPTRSSSSPSSRSTDVVRRTNTAPTNELRVNVVRRLHLQQQHRTPSAGTNNFDMTRDLSPIGAEHGPPAAQHMATSSTPRSNDPEGDLGSRKRLYPGDNCVLDDLAAIEVQYFPPPMEPGFCEQSQVQLVEEDYLKLMSLLFVVIPSSE
- the LOC108159166 gene encoding nucleoporin NUP188 homolog isoform X2, with protein sequence MPIVEKYVIKDWKRLWQMVSGIHHETPRDIVREELMSVCSELQAGVLQFKPKSASDVQLEALLRDKKQEKLLSFTERLQDLLNIESAQCWEILCYYLTQEYRGSASLLTQLISTETSMAKLLADIVHYYSLERMIVLKIVKNLLVFYSVPNHPYHKEYREVVDKITLTRLRDSYFDQLESLIDEQPPRKLTAGECFYSTDSLKAWSERNSRETKEVLHILLLMTEHLPMGLEQIKRLFSVFKQHSFGRTHKSLNEGNVFHQELRRSLIYSEMALLLRCLDFEEPRENCDLIEKLVGCLDVDITSMYHRQEHGPLLLFWMLMRLRGTNDADDASSLLRCRHLGKRAVDLKCFVELHSIVTHPMFSDDSLLSRIVRKTVYNQVGYLCDLFDGDGSCARYEGIYELLYELLSWPQLAKDFCTREDTGARSLYTTLLENFPLDFTNLAKLGQALTKGGQRNYIKKQLESLPILALMFDEKVHKLNEVDTDEFELTAGVSPYPGIDFNIPVGTSCTAIQDPSGCYMHFRTQVNFFDALHHEMNCLLKETGHLHGDFESNDRIRRVEAGLRFLECAVQHTQSVEAISAEMVHPTEMCIDLLNKFKTVQCPPVGLLSTCLNVCTALLPLVDEEIFTRVSNLGILPSISDRSVEDYKLYAGGSAACFQARFLGCIIDNVEKKLERYDFLLSYLAFLRTYTKLKRNRYMQVELPGLIFVLRDVFPHVHAWHFRSHQDKNKIYFEIFSYICDILDLISTGSTPRSEDRELLLKVCIYSLLNLENGMILLRFVGVGNSYLQNSMELETNWMQQQPQGLTMLVRLSMRILMQLLRLKGSVYGGHKSLSPLEALIYTQPKQRDTLRIIPTVCSYMSNIFDRWLPILSCRLLKRIALEFNMSLLACLDMEPDQIRLTFIQKLPDELESDSIKTAILELVDACIAKQPGVTEAFFKVNYGQDKCSRSFFGKECQPTIGESIVTYMKEFLDALEQEPLTIQQALPRKIMNIFHSLWKHNLQMLVSDLLKESKFWQRLCSPLLCQFETNIRVYTQILNIVSIEVYTCNGENAALKDVLTKFFEIKHFGEWLNYVFDIPKAPAVANSSSDELPDWICCLQSFKDLIIIMLKKQPKLMSIPEPEFKLMAKKCLAVLVDRSHYLEDMRPFIMLAELYVFILLKLNHSYTNSDKEDRELMEHLLQLMSRICSCYEDLHVRAKEACLAIIIKSAHLYTSLLIHDSAISLSFLNSVVSIICTELQSMENSVNLDRRQSVENTDSTDSTDSTTNSLILCLNLLKTVATIFNSEGPGNWDLPFVSVRLFQRLLRCIAHTLPLHNKQMLTVHLLNVLIVFAKSHCSVEFLHCDIGEYLWLSLQPPPELVQAKYEFNKPKADADCWTPEHWWPVYARGIELVNIIYEKHKGCFLKNALQFVDIHEVYLVDAMLLSKQSLEPAAMQLIKAAVSLVASLTEHHMEWAQQNKTSLMNIMRAMQTLLCHVSTLFHQQRNLKCLLAGRHCQLEILRSTAAIVIDDDLIGACNDLTDIIIYCTKSLLKFSPDLMELICSSVYEPSKWSPLLDVKFGAPKMSEQNVTLTFTMILNMQNHGFSEVPLNTLPNVSQGGETADNESASLLQTNRTFSKTISSTSIVSVSCPASELLSNMDSQLCLLALEHLLMFVASQGIYIIRSTNLEPRWKQIVRRDINSDLLCFHEFVRRKVIADSRESRSPWLRRKHGLFKLNFLDPTRSSSSPSSRSTDVVRRTNTAPTNELRVNVVRRLHLQQQHRTPSAGTNNFDMTRDLSPIGAEHGPPAAQHMATSSTPRSNDPEGDLGSRKRLYPGDNCVLDDLAAIEVQYFPPPMEPGFCEQSQVQLVEEDYLKLMSLLFVVIPSSE